From the genome of Gracilinanus agilis isolate LMUSP501 chromosome 2, AgileGrace, whole genome shotgun sequence, one region includes:
- the LOC123234274 gene encoding uncharacterized protein LOC123234274, translated as MLYMQLEAERAIAEWLLREKKSLQGSKTPPHTENSISEESFLDSDLQSRESIKDSDWLTLSAQEQLAWVKNTQDPRIARGLRSPLEKRILSLGGTHSAAAKRLLAQKYQEERKGIYKFKTSSLDYRLSKAEAYYTSNKQDEMMAQLQRYFLPDSQEGSELFTEEEIWHPPKWDYLVNERELKQIERHIYRTEHARNLRSKMYLPYRASVQRKKFLPSAWTAESKVDRDSQKRPKTSEQMKELAIKQIREHRERMIRGREVMQSHMEKHFYRIPRQFPLVSKPEVKRKQVRVYDWVAAYPLLQPRHGKQLEIRILIEKSKFKREEKQEENKTKMPTCSVFLKIPPFLKSKLEKMNAY; from the exons ATGTTGTATATGCAATTAGAAGCAGAGAGGGCAATTGCTGAATGGCTACTAAGAGAAAAGAAATCCTTGCAGGGTAGCAAAACACCTCCACATACAGAAAATTCTATCTCTGAAGAATCCTTTTTGGACAGTGATCTGCAATCCCGTGAATCCATTAAAGATTCAGACTGGTTGACATTAAGTGCACAAGAGCA GTTAGCCTGGGTCAAAAATACTCAAGACCCTCGGATTGCCAGAGGTCTCCGATCCCCTCTAGAGAAAAGGATCTTG AGTTTAGGTGGAACACATAGTGCAGCTGCAAAAAGATTGTTAGCTCAAAAATATCAAGAGGAGCGTAAAGGCATCTATAAATTCAAGACTTCATCTCTGGACTACCGGCTCAGCAAAGCTGAGGCTTATTACACCTCCAACAAACAAGATGAAATGATGGCTCAATTGCAGAGGTATTTTTTGCCTGATTCACAAGAGGGTTCAGAActatttacagaagaagaaatatggCATCCCCCAAAATGGGACTATTTAGTAAATGAGAGAGAATTAAAGCAGATAGAAAGGCATATTTATAGAACAGAACACGCTAGAAACCTTAGAAGCAAAATGTACTTACCATACCGTGCCAGTGTCCAAAGGAAAAAATTTCTTCCTAGTGCTTGGACAGCAGAAAGTAAAGTGGATAGAGACAGCCAGAAAAGACCTAAAACAAGCGAGCAGATGAAAGAACTGGCAATAAAGCAAATCAGAGAACATCGCGAGCGCATGATTCGAGGGAGAGAGGTTATGCAAAGTCACATGGAAAAGCATTTTTACAGAATCCCCAGGCAGTTTCCTCTAGTTTCCAAACCAGAGGTGAAGAGAAAGCAAGTAAGAGTTTATGATTGGGTTGCTGCTTATCCACTTCTCCAACCTCGCCATGGAAAGCAGCTGGAAATAAGAATCCTTATTGAAAAGTCAAAGttcaaaagggaagaaaagcaggaagagaATAAAACCAAAATGCCAACTTGTTCAGTATTCTTGAAAATACCACCATTTTTGAAGAGTAAACTAGAAAAGATGAATGCTTATTAA